A region from the Brassica napus cultivar Da-Ae chromosome C8, Da-Ae, whole genome shotgun sequence genome encodes:
- the LOC106376867 gene encoding OVARIAN TUMOR DOMAIN-containing deubiquitinating enzyme 4 translates to MMSCYTPITTCSRNVIYIKRQLGTHLSQGSCKFRTYSLSSGVSVSNRQPYSWSVLINRSTVDGPKGKKLEASFLSPEAKMSNMRNMYWCSRFAYTGVIVSLLVCCSSTPQSAHSDASWGKDCDHNNGKRVYKDYSVIGIPGDGRCLFRSVAHGFCLRSGKMAPSEKAQRELADALRARVAEEFINRREETEWFVEGDFDTYVKQIQKPHVWGGEPELFMASHVLQMPITVYMKDEKAGGLITIAEYGQEYGKEDPIRVLYHGFSHYDALLIHESKAPTHKSKL, encoded by the exons ATGATGAGTTGTTATACTCCGATCACAACATGTTCTAGGAATGTTATCTACATCAAGAGGCAATTAGGCACTCACCTCTCTCAGGGATCATGCAAGTTCCGAACTTACAGTCTTTCTTCAGGGGTATCGGTATCTAATAGACAACCTTATAGCTGGTCGGTATTGATTAATCGATCGACCGTTGATGGTCCTAAAGGAAAAAAGCTTGAAGCTTCTTTCTTGAGCCCTGAGGCGAAAATGTCCAACATGAGAAACATGTATTGGTGTTCAAGATTTGCTTATACAGGTGTGATTGTCAGCTTGCTTGTTTGTTGTTCTTCAACTCCTCAATCAGCACATTCAGACGCTTCGTGGGGTAAAGATTGTGATCACAACAACGGGAAGAGAGTCTACAAAGATTACTCTGTCATTG GTATACCTGGAGATGGTAGATGTTTGTTTCGTTCTGTGGCTCATGGGTTTTGTTTACGCTCTGGTAAAATGGCTCCAAGCGAGAAGGCACAGAGAGAACTCGCTGATGCGTTACGTGCAAGA GTTGCTGAGGAATTTATCAATAGAAGAGAAGAAACAGaatg GTTTGTAGAAGGAGATTTTGACACGTACGTCAAACAAATTCAGAAGCCTCATGTGTGGGGAGGTGAACCTGAACTCTTCATGGCTTCACATGTCCTCCA GATGCCAATCACAGTGTATATGAAGGACGAAAAGGCTGGAGGATTGATAACTATAGCagaatatggtcaagaatacgGTAAAGAAGATCCAATACGGGTCTTATACCATGGTTTTAGTCACTACGACGCCCTCTTGATACACGAGAGTAAAGCTCCAACTCACAAGTCCAAACTATAG
- the LOC106376962 gene encoding receptor protein kinase-like protein ZAR1, with protein sequence MQIHRLLSLLVSSIFFHFISFSSSLNHDGLSLLALKSAVAHDPTRVMTSWSESDQTPCHWPGITCTRGRVTSLILSGRRLSGYIPSELGLLDSLTRLELSRNNFSEPVPTRLFNAVNLRYIDLSHNSITGPVPAQIKALKNLTHLDVSSNRLNGSLPESLTQLGSLVGTLNLSYNRFSGEIPPSYGRFPVFVSLDLGHNILTGKIPQIGSLLNQGPTAFAGNSDLCGFPLQKMCREEASNPKLVSPKPEGSKVLNRKPNRIFESKNKPVTGTVTVSLITGFSVVIGVVSLSVWLIRRKQSSGEFKSENTAPPPEGDVGKLVAMDEGFELELEDMLRASAYVVGKSRSGIVYRVVAGMGSGTVAATFSTSTVVAVRRLSDGDATWRRKDFENEVEAIGRVHHPNIVRLRAYYYAEDERLLITDYIRNGSLYSALHGGSSNTLPSLSWPERLHIAQGTARGLMYIHEYSPRKYVHGNLKSTKILLDDELQPRISGFGLTRLVSGYSKLTGSLSAKRQSLDQTFLTSATVVTRISSPSVAYLAPEARATSGCKLSQKCDVYSFGVVLMELLTGRKPNASSENNGEELVCVVRSWFKEGKHLDEILDQEIINKGYEEKQVIAAIHVALNCTEKDPEVRPKMRSVSESLGRIKLD encoded by the exons ATGCAAATTCATCGACTTCTTTCACTTCTTGTTTCTTCTATCTTCTTCCacttcatcagcttctcctcgtCGCTAAACCACGATGGCCTATCTCTTCTTGCACTCAAATCCGCGGTCGCTCACGACCCGACACGTGTGATGACTTCCTGGTCCGAATCCGACCAAACTCCATGCCACTGGCCTGGCATCACCTGCACACGCGGCAGAGTCACCTCCCTAATTCTCTCCGGAAGAAGACTCTCCGGCTACATCCCCTCAGAACTCGGACTCCTCGACTCACTCACAAGACTCGAACTCAGCCGCAACAACTTCTCCGAACCCGTCCCCACTCGTCTCTTCAACGCCGTTAACCTCCGTTACATCGACCTCTCCCACAACTCAATCACCGGCCCAGTCCCGGCCCAAATAAAAGCCCTGAAGAATCTCACTCATCTCGACGTCTCCTCCAACCGCCTCAACGGCTCGCTCCCCGAGTCGCTCACCCAACTCGGAAGCCTCGTCGGCACTCTCAACCTCTCTTACAACCGATTCTCCGGCGAAATTCCGCCGTCGTACGGCCGATTCCCGGTCTTCGTGAGCTTGGACCTCGGCCATAACATTCTCACCGGAAAAATACCTCAGATAGGCTCTCTGTTGAACCAAGGACCAACCGCGTTCGCCGGAAACTCTGATCTCTGTGGCTTTCCGTTACAGAAGATGTGTAGAGAAGAAGCTTCGAATCCTAAACTCGTCAGTCCTAAACCGGAAGGCTCGAAAGTCCTCAACAGAAAACCAAACCGGATTTTCGAAAGTAAGAATAAACCGGTTACCGGAACCGTAACGGTTTCACTGATAACCGGATTCTCCGTCGTGATCGGAGTGGTTTCTCTCTCCGTATGGCTGATTCGAAGAAAACAGAGCTCCGGTGAGTTCAAATCGGAGAACACGGCGCCGCCGCCGGAGGGGGACGTAGGTAAGCTCGTTGCGATGGACGAAGGCTTCGAGCTAGAGCTCGAGGATATGCTGAGAGCTTCAGCTTACGTCGTGGGGAAGAGCAGAAGCGGGATCGTGTACAGAGTAGTCGCCGGGATGGGATCGGGCACGGTGGCGGCGACTTTTTCAACGTCCACCGTCGTCGCCGTTAGAAGGCTCAGCGACGGGGACGCCACGTGGCGGAGGAAAGATTTTGAAAATGAGGTGGAGGCAATCGGTAGGGTCCACCATCCGAATATCGTACGGCTGAGAGCTTATTACTATGCAGAGGACGAGAGGCTTTTGATCACGGATTACATTCGTAATGGCAGCTTGTACTCTGCTTTACATG GAGGATCCTCAAATACTCTGCCTTCACTATCTTGGCCTGAAAGGTTACATATTGCACAAGGAACTGCTCGTGGGTTGATGTATATACACGAGTACAGCCCTAGAAAATACGTCCATGGAAACCTAAAATCAACAAAAATCCTGCTCGATGATGAGCTGCAGCCTCGCATCTCAGGCTTTGGTCTAACACGTCTAGTCTCGGGCTACTCAAAACTCACCGGTTCGTTATCCGCAAAGAGGCAAAGCCTAGACCAAACCTTCTTAACCTCTGCTACAGTGGTGACAAGAATCTCATCTCCCTCGGTTGCTTACCTTGCACCAGAGGCTCGAGCTACTTCTGGTTGCAAATTATCTCAGAAGTGCGATGTGTATTCGTTTGGGGTTGTCTTAATGGAGTTGTTGACTGGTCGTAAGCCTAATGCTTCATCTGAAAACAATGGTGAAGAGCTTGTGTGTGTTGTGAGGAGTTGGTTTAAAGAAGGGAAGCATTTGGACGAGATTTTAGACCAAGAGATTATAAACAAAGGTTATGAAGAGAAGCAAGTTATTGCAGCCATTCATGTCGCCTTGAACTGCACGGAGAAGGATCCAGAGGTTCGTCCAAAGATGAGATCAGTATCTGAAAGTCTTGGTCGAATCAAGCTAGACTAA
- the LOC106451503 gene encoding protein GIGAS CELL1-like, with product MAEARDRLEKPVDYAAIFANRRSRGVLLDDEPASRLGVFEHPVRRLPSGSRVPGSLVGGNYSSWRPGHGNGSGSGQSQFRSSQGRENVPMASARRERGGASRSLLPSWYPRTPLRDITHIMRAIERKRRAGMGVDSGLGAETPSRQQVRVLETPLALAADEPNCVMVTPAPAVGLKRSCPPSTAKVHKMLLDITKEISEEEEEAGFITPEKKLLNSIDVVEKIVMAEIQKLKSTPLAKRQEREKRVKTLMSMR from the exons ATGGCAGAGGCAAGAGACCGATTGGAGAAGCCGGTGGATTACGCGGCGATATTTGCCAACAGACGCAGTCGCGGTGTGTTGCTCGACGACGAGCCAGCCTCGCGTCTCGGTGTGTTCGAACATCCAGTTCGCAGATTGCCATCGGGTTCTCGCGTGCCTGGATCTTTGGTTGGAGGCAATTACAGTTCATGGAGGCCTGGTCATGGGAATGGGAGCGGGAGTGGTCAGAGTCAGTTTAGATCCTCCCAGGGAAGAGAGAACGTGCCTATGGCGTCTGCTAGGCGTGAAAGAGGTGGCGCTTCACGGAGTTTGTTACCTTCTTGGTACCCAAGGACGCCTCTACGTGATATAACCCACATTATGCGG GCTATtgagagaaaaagaagagcTGGTATGGGAGTAGACAGTGGCCTGGGGGCTGAGACTCCATCTCGCCAACAAGTTCGTGTTCTTGAAACTCCACTAGCATTGGCGGCAGATGAGCCCAATTGCGTAATGGTGACGCCTGCTCCAGCTGTGGGATTGAAGCGTAGTTGCCCACCATCAACTGCTAAAGTCCATAAGATGTTGCTTGACATCACAAAGGAGATAtctgaggaggaagaagaagcaggGTTCATCACTCCCGAGAAGAAGCTACTCAATTCTATCGACGTGGTAGAGAAGATTGTGATGGCGGAGATTCAGAAACTGAAGAGCACTCCGCTTGCAAAACGGCAAGAGCGGGAGAAGAGGGTAAAGACTTTGATGTCTATGCGATGA
- the LOC106377139 gene encoding SUMO-conjugating enzyme SCE1-like gives MASGIARGRLAEERKSWRKNHPHGFVAKPETGSDGSVNLMVWHCTIPGKAGTDWEGGYFPLTMHFSEDYPSKPPKCKFPPGFFHPNVYPSGTVCLSILNEDSGWRPAIAVKQILVGIQDLLDTPNPADPAQTDGYHLFIQDAVEYKKRVKLQSKQYPPIV, from the exons atggctaGTGGAATCGCTCGTGGTCGTTTGGCTGAGGAGAGGAAGTCGTGGAGGAAGAATCATCCTCAT GGGTTTGTGGCGAAGCCAGAGACTGGGTCTGATGGGTCTGTGAATCTGATGGTGTGGCATTGCACTATTCCTGGTAAAGCTGGG ACTGATTGGGAAGGTGGATACTTTCCATTAACGATGCACTTCAGCGAGGACTATCCAAGCAAACCCCCCAAATGCAAATTCCCACCAGGCTTTTTCCACCCTAATGTCTATCCATCAGGAACAGTCTGTCTCTCCATCCTTAACGAGGATTCC GGATGGAGACCAGCCATCGCAGTGAAGCAGATTCTTGTCGGTATTCAGGATTTACTTGACACCCCTAATCCCGCTGACCCTGCACAGACTGATGGTTACCATCTCTTCATTCAG GATGCAGTTGAGTACAAGAAAAGGGTTAAGCTGCAGTCCAAGCAGTATCCTCCCATTGTCTAA
- the LOC106355219 gene encoding peptidyl-prolyl cis-trans isomerase 7-like, with product MPLHYKGTIIHGIIPDHIWFGGDITHGNGLGGESIYGQQFPKEDCIRKHDGPGILSTGTNGSQFMLHMKVSPDYDDGEHIAFGRVLDGLDVMARVGKMVGNEFVYPSTQSGYVRGNVLASLVMARRTLGDT from the coding sequence ATGCCGCTCCACTACAAAGGAACCATCATCCACGGCATAATCCCAGATCATATTTGGTTCGGTGGGGACATCACTCACGGTAACGGACTTGGAGGCGAGTCCATCTACGGCCAGCAGTTCCCCAAGGAGGACTGCATCAGGAAGCACGACGGTCCAGGCATCCTCTCTACGGGCACCAACGGATCTCAGTTCATGCTCCACATGAAGGTGTCCCCGGACTACGACGACGGCGAGCACATCGCGTTTGGACGGGTTTTGGACGGACTTGATGTGATGGCTCGCGTTGGGAAAATGGTCGGGAATGAGTTTGTGTACCCTTCCACACAGAGTGGATATGTTAGAGGCAATGTACTGGCCTCGCTGGTCATGGCACGTCGTACCCTCGGTGACACATGA
- the LOC106377229 gene encoding TBCC domain-containing protein 1-like, producing the protein MIEEDQDLIDQSPPPPDPNPNPNSAIHPRRVSFEHGLLPIQKLVFADPIQTLAPVKRKLADAATNNRVGSGVIAEVLQISGDHARLVLETLGSVLHSEGDPLVGAKPEEVESVGADLRDLVLFLYIQSYKKLLPRTHKDSAAVADVWPSTSAFDGYLSALSPIQLVRSNSRRFMPSQADDEAHQLSYLQKHLANIISLLAEPVEGEGEGEESVVLSMEAFEHLGFLVQFGDKGSDVSPLSQATPFFANSDPDMPAVPVPASQVHDWLLQNIASALESITERISGKENGPSNASDQDDAMSDACDAPNKVASSGRGPCLIEGVSKTSLVKQASDLRGRSVKVVNCHDSVIYLLAPLRYATVHGCSDTTIVLGAVGKALRVEHCERVHVIAAAKRVCIANCRECVFFLGVNQRPLIVGDNHKLQVAPYNTYYSHLEEHMSEVGVEATINKWDKPLALGAVDPHDSLSHPAGVADAQAESAACVDPDQFINFLIPNWFNGEEIGSTKDNPFPLPDPYMAAQQRNLKNLEETRRSLRETPLEENRKKELSSALHVYFKDWLYASGNIRQLYCLQGD; encoded by the exons ATGATCGAAGAAGACCAAGACCTCATCGACCAGTCACCACCGCCTCCAGACccaaacccgaacccgaattCAGCAATCCACCCTCGACGGGTCTCTTTCGAGCACGGGCTCCTCCCGATCCAGAAGCTCGTTTTCGCCGACCCGATCCAAACCCTAGCTCCCGTGAAGCGCAAGCTAGCCGACGCCGCCACGAACAACCGCGTCGGATCGGGCGTAATCGCCGAGGTCCTCCAGATCTCCGGCGACCACGCGCGCCTCGTCCTCGAGACTCTCGGCTCGGTGCTTCATTCCGAGGGTGATCCTCTGGTTGGGGCGAAACCGGAGGAGGTTGAGTCCGTGGGAGCTGACTTGAGGGATCTAGTGTTGTTTCTGTATATTCAGTCGTATAAGAAGTTGCTGCCAAGGACGCATAAGGACTCTGCGGCGGTGGCTGATGTGTGGCCTTCGACTTCGGCTTTTGATGGCTACTTGTCTGCCTTGTCTCCAATTCAG CTTGTTCGCAGCAATAGCCGCCGGTTTATGCCGTCGCAAGCAGATGATGAAGCTCATCAGTTGTCGTATCTACAAAAGCATTTAGCAAATATTATTTCTCTCCTTGCAGAGCCTgtagaaggagaaggagaaggagaagaatcaGTG GTTCTCTCTATGGAGGCTTTTGAGCACCTGGGTTTCCTTGTTCAGTTTGGCGACAAGGGATCTGATGTATCTCCATTGAGCCAAGCGACTCCTTTCTTCGCTAATTCGGATCCGGATATGCCTGCTGTTCCAGTCCCTGCTTCCCAAGTGCATGACTGGCTTCTGCAAAACATAGCTTCCGCTTTAGAAAGCATTACTGAGAGAATTTCTGGGAAGGAGAACGGTCCTTCCAATGCGTCTGATCAAGATGATGCTATGTCAGATGCTTGTGATGCTCCGAACAAGGTTGCATCTAGTGGTAGAGGCCCGTGTTTAATAGAAGGAGTCTCCAAGACTTCCCTTGTTAAGCAGGCCTCCGATCTTAGGGGTAGATCTGTTAAG GTTGTCAATTGCCATGATTCTGTTATTTATCTTTTGGCGCCATTGAGATATGCAACTGTGCATGGATGTTCTGATACAACTATAGTTCTGGGAGCTGTTGGCAAG GCATTAAGGGTTGAGCACTGTGAGAGAGTTCATGTGATTGCAGCTGCCAAACGTGTGTGCATTGCCAATTGCCGTGAATGTGTATTCTTCTTGGGAGTCAATCAGCGACCACTAATTGTTGGTGATAACCACAAACTGCAG GTCGCTCCATATAATACATATTACTCTCATTTGGAGGAGCACATGAGCGAGGTAGGGGTTGAGGCAACTATCAACAAATGGGACAAACCATTGGCACTGGGAGCAGTGGATCCACATGACTCACTGTCGCATCCTGCCGGTGTTGCTGATGCACAGGCTGAATCAGCTGCTTGTGTAGACCCTGACCAGTTCATTAACTTTTTG ATCCCAAACTGGTTTAACGGCGAGGAAATTGGTTCGACTAAAGACAATCCATTTCCATTGCCAGACCCTTATATGGCAGCTCAGCAGAGAAAc CTTAAGAATTTGGAAGAAACAAGACGATCGCTAAGAGAAACGCCTCTGGAAGAAAACCGGAAAAAGGAGCTATCAAGCGCACTCCATGTGTATTTCAAAGACTGGCTCTATG CAAGTGGAAATATAAGGCAGCTTTACTGCCTACAAGGTGACTAA